The following proteins come from a genomic window of Calditrichota bacterium:
- the hutU gene encoding urocanate hydratase: protein MSESAYKPVRAPRGNQLHCKGWHQEAAMRMLMNNLDPEVAEKPEELIIYGGSGKAARNWEAYHAIVRSLQDLENDETLLVQSGKPVGIFRTHEMAPRVLIANSLLVPAWATWDEFRRLEALGLIMYGQMTAGSWIYIGTQGILQGTYETFAAAAKKHFGGDLSGKLLVTGGIGGMGGAQPLAATMNGAAFLGIEVDRARIEKRLKTGYLDRMETDLDKALRIVMDAREKKQAVSVGLLGNTADVIPELVRRGIVPDVLTDQTSAHDALNGYVPNGIPYEEALKLRKSDPETYQKMAYESMARHVEAMLELQKRGAVTFDYGNNIRGQAKKAGVDNAFDIPGFVPEYIRPLFCEGRGPFRWAALSGDPEDIYKTDELVLKLFPEDQVLKRWITLAREKVHFQGLPSRICWLGYGERDKFALAMNEMVARGDLKAPIVIGRDHLDTGSVASPYRETEGMKDGSDAIADWPILNGLLNAISGASWVSVHHGGGVGIGLAIHAGQVSVADGTPEAAERLKRVLTNDPGSGIARHVDAGYEEAISFAKSHGVKIPMMK, encoded by the coding sequence ATGTCTGAATCAGCATATAAACCCGTTCGCGCACCCAGGGGGAATCAGCTTCATTGTAAGGGCTGGCATCAGGAAGCAGCCATGCGGATGCTCATGAACAATCTGGATCCGGAGGTGGCGGAAAAGCCCGAAGAACTGATTATTTACGGAGGCAGCGGAAAAGCCGCCCGCAATTGGGAGGCCTACCACGCGATCGTGAGAAGTTTGCAGGATCTGGAGAATGATGAGACGCTCCTGGTCCAATCCGGTAAACCCGTGGGGATTTTTCGGACCCACGAAATGGCTCCCCGCGTGTTGATTGCCAATTCGCTGCTGGTTCCGGCCTGGGCCACCTGGGACGAATTCCGCCGTTTGGAGGCTCTGGGACTGATCATGTACGGACAAATGACGGCGGGCAGCTGGATTTACATCGGTACACAGGGTATTTTGCAGGGAACGTACGAGACCTTCGCGGCAGCGGCCAAAAAGCACTTTGGCGGGGATCTCAGCGGAAAACTGCTGGTAACCGGTGGAATCGGCGGCATGGGCGGGGCTCAGCCTCTGGCGGCTACGATGAACGGGGCCGCATTTTTGGGAATCGAAGTGGACCGCGCCCGGATTGAAAAACGCCTCAAAACCGGCTACCTGGATCGCATGGAAACGGATCTGGACAAAGCCCTCAGGATTGTAATGGATGCACGGGAGAAAAAGCAGGCCGTTTCGGTGGGTCTCCTGGGAAATACGGCCGATGTGATCCCTGAACTGGTGCGCCGTGGAATCGTGCCCGATGTGCTGACCGACCAGACCTCCGCCCACGACGCCCTGAACGGCTACGTGCCCAACGGAATTCCTTACGAAGAGGCACTAAAACTTCGAAAAAGCGATCCGGAAACCTATCAGAAAATGGCCTACGAATCCATGGCCCGGCACGTGGAAGCCATGCTGGAATTGCAGAAACGCGGGGCCGTTACATTCGATTACGGCAACAACATTCGCGGACAGGCAAAAAAGGCGGGCGTTGACAATGCATTTGATATTCCTGGATTTGTTCCCGAATATATCCGCCCGCTCTTCTGTGAGGGCAGGGGACCCTTCCGGTGGGCAGCCCTTTCGGGCGATCCGGAGGACATCTACAAAACGGATGAATTGGTTCTAAAATTATTTCCGGAGGATCAGGTGTTGAAGCGCTGGATTACGCTGGCCCGGGAAAAGGTACACTTTCAGGGTCTGCCGTCCCGCATTTGCTGGCTGGGTTACGGCGAACGCGACAAATTTGCTCTGGCCATGAATGAAATGGTGGCCAGGGGTGACTTAAAGGCTCCTATTGTGATTGGGCGCGATCATCTGGATACAGGGTCGGTGGCGTCCCCCTACCGAGAAACCGAGGGCATGAAAGACGGCAGCGATGCCATTGCCGATTGGCCGATTTTGAACGGTCTGCTTAATGCCATTTCGGGTGCGTCCTGGGTGTCTGTCCACCATGGCGGTGGTGTGGGCATTGGTCTGGCGATTCACGCCGGCCAGGTAAGTGTGGCCGACGGGACGCCGGAGGCGGCCGAGCGATTGAAGCGCGTGCTGACCAATGATCCCGGCAGCGGCATTGCCCGGCACGTGGATGCCGGTTACGAGGAAGCGATTTCGTTTGCGAAATCACACGGTGTGAAAATACCGATGATGAAATAA